The Bemisia tabaci chromosome 8, PGI_BMITA_v3 genome has a segment encoding these proteins:
- the Polr1C gene encoding DNA-directed RNA polymerases I and III subunit RPAC1 isoform X2: MGKKNKVTLNEHNVTNTADDFEDLSSDMKENLKDFRDKFRIDIVKYDHEKFEFDMIGIPPAIANAVRRVLISDVPTMAIDRVHMLNNTSLMQDEVLAHRLGLIPLKADPRLFEYRTEESEGTDQDSLQFELKIKCSRNVAAGNDKTLPDDLYIDHKVYSKHLKWIPIGGQEDLYKEEEIGPIHDDILIMKLRPGHEIELRAFAYKGVGRDHAKFSPVATAHYRQLPEIRILRSVAGEKARRLATCFSPGVIGIKKNKEGTEEAYVIDARYDSSSRNVFRYDDLKDCVEMTRVSDHFIFTVESTGALSPDILFIEALKTLKKKCKELSDQIP; encoded by the exons atggGGAAGAAAAACAAAGTAACTCTGAACGAGCACAATGTAACCAAT ACGGCGGATGATTTCGAGGATCTCTCTTCGGACATGAAAGAAAATCTGAAAGACTTCAGAGAT aaatttcgTATCGACATTGTGAAGTATGACcatgaaaagtttgaatttgATATGATTGGTATTCCCCCAGCCATTGCAAATGCTGTTAGAAGAGTGCTGATTTCTGAT GTGCCCACCATGGCTATCGATAGGGTTCATATGCTCAACAACACATCATTAATGCAAGATGAAGTGTTAGCTCACCGCTTAGGTTTAATACCTTTGAAAGCTGATCCTAGGCTGTTCGAATACAGAACTGAAG agaGTGAAGGCACTGACCAAGATTCCCTCCagtttgaattaaaaataaagtgtaGTCGAAATGTTGCAGCAGGAAATGACAAAACCTTACCCGATGATTTGTATATTGATCATAAAG TTTATTCAAAACACCTCAAGTGGATACCAATCGGAGGACAAGAGGATCTttacaaagaagaagaaattggACCCATTCATGACGATATTTTGATTATGAAACTTCGGCCAGGCCATGAAATCGAGTTGAGAGCATTTGCATACAAAGGGGTAGGGAGAGATCATGCCAAATTCTCGCCAGTTG CAACTGCTCATTACAGACAATTACCAGAGATCAGAATTCTAAGATCTGTCGCAGGAGAGAAGGCTCGGAGACTTGCCACCTGCTTTTCACCAGGAGTCATTGGTATCAAAAAGAATAAAGAAG GGACGGAGGAAGCTTATGTTATTGATGCTAGGTACGACTCAAGTAGCAGAAACGTTTTCCGGTATGATGACTTGAAAGACTGCGTAGAAATGACAAGAGTGTCGGATCATTTTATCT TCACTGTTGAATCCACTGGAGCTCTTTCTCCTGATATACTGTTCATCGAAGCTCTCAAAACGCTGAAAAAGAAGTGCAAAGAGTTATCGGACCAGATACCATGA
- the Polr1C gene encoding DNA-directed RNA polymerases I and III subunit RPAC1 isoform X1, giving the protein MGKKNKVTLNEHNVTNTADDFEDLSSDMKENLKDFRDKFRIDIVKYDHEKFEFDMIGIPPAIANAVRRVLISDVPTMAIDRVHMLNNTSLMQDEVLAHRLGLIPLKADPRLFEYRTEEESEGTDQDSLQFELKIKCSRNVAAGNDKTLPDDLYIDHKVYSKHLKWIPIGGQEDLYKEEEIGPIHDDILIMKLRPGHEIELRAFAYKGVGRDHAKFSPVATAHYRQLPEIRILRSVAGEKARRLATCFSPGVIGIKKNKEGTEEAYVIDARYDSSSRNVFRYDDLKDCVEMTRVSDHFIFTVESTGALSPDILFIEALKTLKKKCKELSDQIP; this is encoded by the exons atggGGAAGAAAAACAAAGTAACTCTGAACGAGCACAATGTAACCAAT ACGGCGGATGATTTCGAGGATCTCTCTTCGGACATGAAAGAAAATCTGAAAGACTTCAGAGAT aaatttcgTATCGACATTGTGAAGTATGACcatgaaaagtttgaatttgATATGATTGGTATTCCCCCAGCCATTGCAAATGCTGTTAGAAGAGTGCTGATTTCTGAT GTGCCCACCATGGCTATCGATAGGGTTCATATGCTCAACAACACATCATTAATGCAAGATGAAGTGTTAGCTCACCGCTTAGGTTTAATACCTTTGAAAGCTGATCCTAGGCTGTTCGAATACAGAACTGAAG aagagaGTGAAGGCACTGACCAAGATTCCCTCCagtttgaattaaaaataaagtgtaGTCGAAATGTTGCAGCAGGAAATGACAAAACCTTACCCGATGATTTGTATATTGATCATAAAG TTTATTCAAAACACCTCAAGTGGATACCAATCGGAGGACAAGAGGATCTttacaaagaagaagaaattggACCCATTCATGACGATATTTTGATTATGAAACTTCGGCCAGGCCATGAAATCGAGTTGAGAGCATTTGCATACAAAGGGGTAGGGAGAGATCATGCCAAATTCTCGCCAGTTG CAACTGCTCATTACAGACAATTACCAGAGATCAGAATTCTAAGATCTGTCGCAGGAGAGAAGGCTCGGAGACTTGCCACCTGCTTTTCACCAGGAGTCATTGGTATCAAAAAGAATAAAGAAG GGACGGAGGAAGCTTATGTTATTGATGCTAGGTACGACTCAAGTAGCAGAAACGTTTTCCGGTATGATGACTTGAAAGACTGCGTAGAAATGACAAGAGTGTCGGATCATTTTATCT TCACTGTTGAATCCACTGGAGCTCTTTCTCCTGATATACTGTTCATCGAAGCTCTCAAAACGCTGAAAAAGAAGTGCAAAGAGTTATCGGACCAGATACCATGA
- the LOC109043249 gene encoding TBC1 domain family member 12, whose protein sequence is MAQFSLYNGHQKNARNSQCLNAETRTVEDVERPDLLNGHDCAVSPDSPIIMRHDVNNINQNGKNKCLSNDSQSSLDLSARKTNGAVLLSEALETIPLAYSPKTRQLHYINSNDFKPPTKTDLHKREVSISNLDNLEEIDLKSHCDNETISWSNVENSLSTSATNTGLLSALENDSSLLTNDDQSSHNLLDCGDSCSISGCSIASDDQGDSKPKHKTLTSFFKRGVFSWKSEKDGDEASINSNDDSSLWKIFGRKPSKTVTSFEWANVDSISLASNSSVSTQNSPNVAQGSRSHENIVASSSALIQLDRPANLPAKSPSEQLKHKLEYEQMIQAAKKKELKEAKDRKRQLEAQLKAEDELASATRFWTQEILPNWNQMCNTKKAQQLWWQGIPPCIRGRVWCLAIGNQLGITHQMYDIYAEKAQEKLKTANDRCNMNPLSRCDHESSVELITLDISRTFPHLCIFQEGGPYYKMLFSLLGAYVCYRPDLGYAQGMSFIAAVLILNMDAADAFICFANLLNRPCHTAFFQLDQLVMQAYYSAYNDLLSENLPKLHEHFINIGLSADFYLLDWVYTVFSKAMSLDLASRIWDVFLRDGEEFLFRTALGILHTSQDTLLTMDFITGAKYLTKLPDDFSADKLFKSISMMRMNIGKQSFNDILENYLPSNSSSSDML, encoded by the exons ATGGCTCAATTTAGTCTGTACAATGGGCATCAAAAGAATGCTAGAAATAGCCAGTGTTTGAATGCCGAGACAAGGACCGTCGAAGATGTAGAAAGGCCAGACCTGTTGAACGGACATGATTGTGCTGTCAGCCCTGACAGCCCAATCATAATGCGCCATGATGTGAATAACATCAATCAAAACGGCAAGAATAAATGTCTAAGTAATGATTCGCAATCTTCACTTGACTTGTCCGCAAGGAAAACAAATGGTGCGGTTTTGTTGTCTGAGGCCCTTGAAACTATCCCGCTTGCATATAGCCCTAAAACTCGCCAGCTACATTACATAAATAGTAATGACTTTAAACCACCCACTAAAACTGACTTGCACAAGAGAGAAGTATCGATCTCAAATCTGGATAACCTAGAAGAAATTGATTTGAAGAGTCATTGCGACAATGAAACTATCTCTTGGTCCAATGTAGAGAATTCTCTCAGCACTTCTGCAACCAACACTGGTCTCTTGTCTGCGTTAGAAAATGACTCATCACTCTTGACAAACGACGACCAGTCCTCTCATAATTTACTTGACTGTGGAGATTCCTGCTCCATAAGTGGCTGCAGCATAGCATCAGATGATCAAGGAGACTCCAAACCGAAACACAAGACGTTAACTAGCTTTTTCAAGCGAGGggttttttcttggaaatcgGAGAAGGATGGTGACGAAGCATCAATCAACAGTAATGATGACTCAAGTTTATGGAAAATATTTGGCAGGAAACCATCTAAAACCGTGACAAGTTTTGAATGGGCAAATGTTGACAGTATTAGTCTCGCATCTAATTCGTCTGTAAGTACTCAAAATAGTCCAAATGTTGCCCAAGGCAGTCGGAGTCATGAAAATATTGTTGCCAGTAGTTCAGCCCTTATCCAATTAGATCGACCAGCGAATTTACCGGCCAAATCACCCTCAGAACAGCTGAAACATAAATTGGAGTACGAGCAAATGATCCAAGCAGCCAAGAAAAAAG AGCTCAAAGAGGCAAAAGACAGGAAAAGACAGTTGGAGGCTCAGTTGAAGGCGGAGGATGAGTTGGCTTCTGCGACTCGCTTTTGGACGCAAGAAATCCTTCCAAATTGGAATCAAAT GTGCAACACAAAGAAAGCACAGCAGTTATGGTGGCAGGGCATTCCTCCTTGTATAAGAGGCCGTGTCTGGTGTCTAGCAATTGGGAATCAACTAGGCATAACTCATCAAATGTATGATATTTATGCGGAAAA agctcaagaaaaattgaagactGCAAATGATCGTTGTAATATGAATCCACTGTCGAGGTGCGATCATGAATCTAGTGTTGAATTGATTACTCTGGATATCAGCAGAACATTTCCTCACTTATGTATCTTTCAAgag GGTGGCCCGTATTATAAAATGTTGTTTAGTCTTTTGGGAGCGTACGTTTGCTACCGTCCAGATCTAGGTTATGCCCAAGGAATGTCTTTCATTGCTGCTGTCCTCATTCTCAACATGGATGCTGCTGACGCTTTCATCTGTTTTGCAAACTTGCTCAATAGGCCGTGTCATACTGCATTTTTTCAACTTGATCAACTCGTG atgcaagcCTACTATTCTGCTTACAATGATCTTCTAAGTGAAAATTTGCCCAAACTTCATGAGCACTTCATTAATATTGGTCTCAGCGCAGACTTTTACTTATTAGATTGGGTATACACTGTTTTCTCAAAAGCAATGTCTCTAGACCTCGCATCAAGAATATGGGATGTTTTCTTGCGAGATGGAGAAGAGTTTCTGTTCAGAACTGCTCTTG GTATACTCCATACAAGTCAAGATACTTTACTCACCATGGATTTCATCACAGGAGCCAAATACCTGACAAAATTACCTGACGATTTCTCTGCAGACAAACTTTTCAAGTCAATATCAATGATGCGGATGAATATAGGCAAACAGTCATTCAATgacattttagaaaattatctTCCCAGTAATTCATCATCATCAGATATGCTGTGA